The genomic window GCCGTCCAGCGGTTTGGTGCGTTCCCGGGACAGACAGATGAAAAACTGGCTGCCGGCGCTGTTGGGATCACGGCTGCGCGCCATGGAGAGCACGCCAAGGTCATGCGGAATGTCATTGAATTCAGCAGGAATATTGTATCCCGGACCACCGGTGCCGTCATTAAGAGGCGAGTCATCACGGGTCATAATATCACCGCCCTGTATAACAAAATCCTCAATGACCCGGTGAAAATAAGTACAGTCGAAAAAGCCGATTGTTGCCAGGCGCTTGAACGACCGGCTGTGCTGCGGGGCCACATCCGGGAAAAACTCTACAACAATATCTCCCATACTGGTTTCCAGAATCGCATATTCATCTTGTGCGACCTGTTCCACCTTGGTTTCCTGGGCCTCTTGTTGGATACTGTCAATTACGGCCTGAGATACCGGCTCACAGGGAGAGTCCGATGCCGTCTGAACGCTGTCCGCCTGTACCGCTTCATCTGACTCTGTGGCGGGTGTTGTTTTCTTTTCTTCCGTACAGGCAGCTGCAAACAGCGCTACCATTAATCCGGTTAGCAAAAGCTTTTTCATAATCAGGTTTTCTCCTCTTACATGTTTTCAAATCAAGCGAATCGTTATTCACCTCAATTCATCTCTTAAATGTATAAAAAATCCGCACGATTTCAAATTGAAAGTTTGAGTGTACAGACATGCGCAGTATTCGGATTAAAATCGCCTGAACTTTTTATTGTTATTTCCCCTGCAAACCGCTAAGTTAAGTCATGCCGAACAACACCCCAAAACCCTTCGCTCAGGTTGTGTTTCCTGTCGCGGTTCAGCGCGCTTTTACCTATATCGTTCCGGAACGTTTTTACGAGGATGCATTGCCGGGCGTGCGTGTGCTGTGCCCGTTTGGACCCCGCAAGACCACCGGCTTTGTCATTGACCGTGTGGATACAACTGATGTTCCGAAAACAAAACTCAAAGAAATCGAGGAAGTGCTGGACCCTGTGCCGCTGTTCACTCCGGCGGTGCTGCAGACTGCCAAATGGATCGCGGATTATTATCTTTGCGGCTGGGGCGAAGCGTTGAAAGCGGCGCTGCCGCCGGGAATCAATATCGACTCGGAACGTCT from candidate division KSB1 bacterium includes these protein-coding regions:
- a CDS encoding peptidylprolyl isomerase, which gives rise to MKKLLLTGLMVALFAAACTEEKKTTPATESDEAVQADSVQTASDSPCEPVSQAVIDSIQQEAQETKVEQVAQDEYAILETSMGDIVVEFFPDVAPQHSRSFKRLATIGFFDCTYFHRVIEDFVIQGGDIMTRDDSPLNDGTGGPGYNIPAEFNDIPHDLGVLSMARSRDPNSAGSQFFICLSRERTKPLDGKYTVFGKVVKGLDVVQEIGSVEVKENPATGEPSFPVEPVYLYRVYMINKTDL